The genomic window TGACCGTGAAAGTCGCGCTCCTCGGAGGGTCGTTCAATCCCCCGCACGTGGGCCACCTGCTGGCGGCGCTCTACGTGCACGCCACGCAACAGGTGGATGAGGTGTGGCTGATGCCCGCCTACCAGCACCCGTTCGGCAAGGCGCTGGCGCCCTTCGAGCACCGCGTGCGGATGTGCGAGGTGATGTGCGAGGAGACCTCGGGCTGGCTGAAGACGAACTCCGTGGAGAAGGTGCTGGGGGAGCAGGGCGGAAGCGGGCGCACCGTGGACACCCTCAGCTTCCTGCGGGAGTGCAACCCGACGATTCGCTTCGCGCTGATCATCGGCTCGGACATCCTCAAGGACCTGCCGCACTGGAAGTCCTTTGACCGCATCGAGCGGATGGCGCAGGTGCTGGTGCTGTACCGGGCGGGATACCCGGCGCCGGGAACGCTGGGCCCGCCGCTGGCGGAGGTCTCCTCCACGCAGATCCGCGACCTGCTGGCGCGCGGCGAGGAGCCCACGGAGCTGGTGCCCCGGGGGGTGCTCGACTACGCGCGCGAGATGGGCCTCTACGGCCTGAGCCCGCCGGTGGGCTGAGGCCCCGCTCAGAAGCTCAGGCCCACGAAGTGCAGCGGCTGGCGGCCCGCGTCGAAGCGGTGCGCATACTGGTAGTAGATCGACACGGGGACCGTCTGCCCGAGCGTGAGCCGCAGCCGCGCCGCGCCCCCCGCCGAGCGGAAGTCGGCCTTCGCGTCCGTGCGTGCCCAGGCCCCGAAGCCCTCCAGCTCGAGCTGGCTGATGAAGAGCGAGGGGAACAGGTAGAGCAGCGAGGCCCATCCGTGATCGATGATGACGCGGTACCGGTACTGGGCATTGCCGATGACCACGTGGCGCGCCTGCACGGTGTAGTCCTCGTAGCCGCGCAGGTACTCGGAGAAGGAGAGCCCGGGCTGGTATTGCAGGGGGATGCCAGGCCCCTGGCCGCCCGTCTTTTCGGAGCGGTACAGCGTGTTGCCCACGGCCAGTCCGCCCACTTCGAGCAGCTCGCGGGGGGCTCCGGGCA from Stigmatella erecta includes these protein-coding regions:
- the nadD gene encoding nicotinate (nicotinamide) nucleotide adenylyltransferase — protein: MKVALLGGSFNPPHVGHLLAALYVHATQQVDEVWLMPAYQHPFGKALAPFEHRVRMCEVMCEETSGWLKTNSVEKVLGEQGGSGRTVDTLSFLRECNPTIRFALIIGSDILKDLPHWKSFDRIERMAQVLVLYRAGYPAPGTLGPPLAEVSSTQIRDLLARGEEPTELVPRGVLDYAREMGLYGLSPPVG